A stretch of the Lactuca sativa cultivar Salinas chromosome 9, Lsat_Salinas_v11, whole genome shotgun sequence genome encodes the following:
- the LOC111895514 gene encoding uncharacterized protein LOC111895514 isoform X5, translating into MGKRRMDQGTRHKTWIKIKDTLTPDSATLALLVNNINKIKSDVESLSNRLEGLGSYVESIEKGLKKYNREPDPEFRLDLKPSSLNPIDLLPSFPDKFDLNVFCNWVTRVETCFSYYFFSEAEKAQLVARTLPQEGEAFRWWQGIQNESMQVDERPFDWSEMKLLFLAEFVSPKCLEANKKSKTSF; encoded by the exons ATGGGGAAAAGAAGAATGGATCAA GGAACGAGGCACAAGACATGGATCAAGATCAAGGACACCTTGACTCCAG ATAGCGCTACTTTGGCTTTGTTGGTCaacaatataaataaaattaagagTGATGTTGAGTCGTTGTCAAACAGGCTTGAAGGTCTGGGCAGTTATGTAGAAAGTATTGAAAAGGGTTTGAAAAAATATAACCGAGAGCCAGATCCTGAGTTTCGTTTAGATCTGAAGCCATCTTCTTTGAATCCAATTGATCTTCTACCATCTTTCCCTgacaagtttgatctaaatgttttttgtAATTGGGTAACGAGAGTAGAAACATGTTTTAGCTATTATTTTTTTTCGGAGGCTGAAAAAGCCCAACTTGTAGCCCGCACATTGCCACAGGAAGGAGAGGCTTTCAGATGGTGGCAAGGTATCCAAAATGAAAGCATGCAAGTCGATGAACGCCCGTTTGATTGGAGTGAGATGAAGTTGCTGTTTTTGGCTGAATTCGTTTCTCCAAAATGTTTGGAAGCCAACAAGAAATCCAAAACATCCTTCTAA
- the LOC111895514 gene encoding uncharacterized protein LOC111895514 isoform X3, translated as MGHGPGVSLGFDVTPKLIHLHLRVPVHRRGRRRSQQIRGRLLHVITSSKVNQPQRDGEKKNGSRNEAQDMDQDQGHLDSRLEGLGSYVESIEKGLKKYNREPDPEFRLDLKPSSLNPIDLLPSFPDKFDLNVFCNWVTRVETCFSYYFFSEAEKAQLVARTLPQEGEAFRWWQGIQNESMQVDERPFDWSEMKLLFLAEFVSPKCLEANKKSKTSF; from the exons ATGGGCCACGGCCCAGGGGTAAGTTTAGGGTTTGATGTTACGCCTAAATTGATCCATCTCCACCTTAGGGTTCCGGTACACCGTAGAGGGCGGAGGAGAAGCCAGCAAATCAGGGGACGATTGCTTCACGTAATAACG TCTTCAAAAGTCAACCAACCGCAGAGGGATGGGGAAAAGAAGAATGGATCAA GGAACGAGGCACAAGACATGGATCAAGATCAAGGACACCTTGACTCCAG GCTTGAAGGTCTGGGCAGTTATGTAGAAAGTATTGAAAAGGGTTTGAAAAAATATAACCGAGAGCCAGATCCTGAGTTTCGTTTAGATCTGAAGCCATCTTCTTTGAATCCAATTGATCTTCTACCATCTTTCCCTgacaagtttgatctaaatgttttttgtAATTGGGTAACGAGAGTAGAAACATGTTTTAGCTATTATTTTTTTTCGGAGGCTGAAAAAGCCCAACTTGTAGCCCGCACATTGCCACAGGAAGGAGAGGCTTTCAGATGGTGGCAAGGTATCCAAAATGAAAGCATGCAAGTCGATGAACGCCCGTTTGATTGGAGTGAGATGAAGTTGCTGTTTTTGGCTGAATTCGTTTCTCCAAAATGTTTGGAAGCCAACAAGAAATCCAAAACATCCTTCTAA
- the LOC111895514 gene encoding uncharacterized protein LOC111895514 isoform X6: protein MGKRRMDQVCMQLLVSVARVSWNEAQDMDQDQGHLDSRLEGLGSYVESIEKGLKKYNREPDPEFRLDLKPSSLNPIDLLPSFPDKFDLNVFCNWVTRVETCFSYYFFSEAEKAQLVARTLPQEGEAFRWWQGIQNESMQVDERPFDWSEMKLLFLAEFVSPKCLEANKKSKTSF, encoded by the exons ATGGGGAAAAGAAGAATGGATCAAGTTTGTATGCAATTGCTAGTTTCTGTTGCAAGAGTTTCCT GGAACGAGGCACAAGACATGGATCAAGATCAAGGACACCTTGACTCCAG GCTTGAAGGTCTGGGCAGTTATGTAGAAAGTATTGAAAAGGGTTTGAAAAAATATAACCGAGAGCCAGATCCTGAGTTTCGTTTAGATCTGAAGCCATCTTCTTTGAATCCAATTGATCTTCTACCATCTTTCCCTgacaagtttgatctaaatgttttttgtAATTGGGTAACGAGAGTAGAAACATGTTTTAGCTATTATTTTTTTTCGGAGGCTGAAAAAGCCCAACTTGTAGCCCGCACATTGCCACAGGAAGGAGAGGCTTTCAGATGGTGGCAAGGTATCCAAAATGAAAGCATGCAAGTCGATGAACGCCCGTTTGATTGGAGTGAGATGAAGTTGCTGTTTTTGGCTGAATTCGTTTCTCCAAAATGTTTGGAAGCCAACAAGAAATCCAAAACATCCTTCTAA
- the LOC111895514 gene encoding uncharacterized protein LOC111895514 isoform X2, with protein sequence MGHGPGVSLGFDVTPKLIHLHLRVPVHRRGRRRSQQIRGRLLHVITGTRHKTWIKIKDTLTPDSATLALLVNNINKIKSDVESLSNRLEGLGSYVESIEKGLKKYNREPDPEFRLDLKPSSLNPIDLLPSFPDKFDLNVFCNWVTRVETCFSYYFFSEAEKAQLVARTLPQEGEAFRWWQGIQNESMQVDERPFDWSEMKLLFLAEFVSPKCLEANKKSKTSF encoded by the exons ATGGGCCACGGCCCAGGGGTAAGTTTAGGGTTTGATGTTACGCCTAAATTGATCCATCTCCACCTTAGGGTTCCGGTACACCGTAGAGGGCGGAGGAGAAGCCAGCAAATCAGGGGACGATTGCTTCACGTAATAACG GGAACGAGGCACAAGACATGGATCAAGATCAAGGACACCTTGACTCCAG ATAGCGCTACTTTGGCTTTGTTGGTCaacaatataaataaaattaagagTGATGTTGAGTCGTTGTCAAACAGGCTTGAAGGTCTGGGCAGTTATGTAGAAAGTATTGAAAAGGGTTTGAAAAAATATAACCGAGAGCCAGATCCTGAGTTTCGTTTAGATCTGAAGCCATCTTCTTTGAATCCAATTGATCTTCTACCATCTTTCCCTgacaagtttgatctaaatgttttttgtAATTGGGTAACGAGAGTAGAAACATGTTTTAGCTATTATTTTTTTTCGGAGGCTGAAAAAGCCCAACTTGTAGCCCGCACATTGCCACAGGAAGGAGAGGCTTTCAGATGGTGGCAAGGTATCCAAAATGAAAGCATGCAAGTCGATGAACGCCCGTTTGATTGGAGTGAGATGAAGTTGCTGTTTTTGGCTGAATTCGTTTCTCCAAAATGTTTGGAAGCCAACAAGAAATCCAAAACATCCTTCTAA
- the LOC111895514 gene encoding uncharacterized protein LOC111895514 isoform X1, whose amino-acid sequence MGHGPGVSLGFDVTPKLIHLHLRVPVHRRGRRRSQQIRGRLLHVITGTRHKTWIKIKDTLTPDVDSATLALLVNNINKIKSDVESLSNRLEGLGSYVESIEKGLKKYNREPDPEFRLDLKPSSLNPIDLLPSFPDKFDLNVFCNWVTRVETCFSYYFFSEAEKAQLVARTLPQEGEAFRWWQGIQNESMQVDERPFDWSEMKLLFLAEFVSPKCLEANKKSKTSF is encoded by the exons ATGGGCCACGGCCCAGGGGTAAGTTTAGGGTTTGATGTTACGCCTAAATTGATCCATCTCCACCTTAGGGTTCCGGTACACCGTAGAGGGCGGAGGAGAAGCCAGCAAATCAGGGGACGATTGCTTCACGTAATAACG GGAACGAGGCACAAGACATGGATCAAGATCAAGGACACCTTGACTCCAG ATGTAGATAGCGCTACTTTGGCTTTGTTGGTCaacaatataaataaaattaagagTGATGTTGAGTCGTTGTCAAACAGGCTTGAAGGTCTGGGCAGTTATGTAGAAAGTATTGAAAAGGGTTTGAAAAAATATAACCGAGAGCCAGATCCTGAGTTTCGTTTAGATCTGAAGCCATCTTCTTTGAATCCAATTGATCTTCTACCATCTTTCCCTgacaagtttgatctaaatgttttttgtAATTGGGTAACGAGAGTAGAAACATGTTTTAGCTATTATTTTTTTTCGGAGGCTGAAAAAGCCCAACTTGTAGCCCGCACATTGCCACAGGAAGGAGAGGCTTTCAGATGGTGGCAAGGTATCCAAAATGAAAGCATGCAAGTCGATGAACGCCCGTTTGATTGGAGTGAGATGAAGTTGCTGTTTTTGGCTGAATTCGTTTCTCCAAAATGTTTGGAAGCCAACAAGAAATCCAAAACATCCTTCTAA
- the LOC111895514 gene encoding uncharacterized protein LOC111895514 isoform X7: MGKRRMDQVWNEAQDMDQDQGHLDSRLEGLGSYVESIEKGLKKYNREPDPEFRLDLKPSSLNPIDLLPSFPDKFDLNVFCNWVTRVETCFSYYFFSEAEKAQLVARTLPQEGEAFRWWQGIQNESMQVDERPFDWSEMKLLFLAEFVSPKCLEANKKSKTSF, translated from the exons ATGGGGAAAAGAAGAATGGATCAAGTTT GGAACGAGGCACAAGACATGGATCAAGATCAAGGACACCTTGACTCCAG GCTTGAAGGTCTGGGCAGTTATGTAGAAAGTATTGAAAAGGGTTTGAAAAAATATAACCGAGAGCCAGATCCTGAGTTTCGTTTAGATCTGAAGCCATCTTCTTTGAATCCAATTGATCTTCTACCATCTTTCCCTgacaagtttgatctaaatgttttttgtAATTGGGTAACGAGAGTAGAAACATGTTTTAGCTATTATTTTTTTTCGGAGGCTGAAAAAGCCCAACTTGTAGCCCGCACATTGCCACAGGAAGGAGAGGCTTTCAGATGGTGGCAAGGTATCCAAAATGAAAGCATGCAAGTCGATGAACGCCCGTTTGATTGGAGTGAGATGAAGTTGCTGTTTTTGGCTGAATTCGTTTCTCCAAAATGTTTGGAAGCCAACAAGAAATCCAAAACATCCTTCTAA
- the LOC111895514 gene encoding uncharacterized protein LOC111895514 isoform X4 — MGKRRMDQGTRHKTWIKIKDTLTPDVDSATLALLVNNINKIKSDVESLSNRLEGLGSYVESIEKGLKKYNREPDPEFRLDLKPSSLNPIDLLPSFPDKFDLNVFCNWVTRVETCFSYYFFSEAEKAQLVARTLPQEGEAFRWWQGIQNESMQVDERPFDWSEMKLLFLAEFVSPKCLEANKKSKTSF; from the exons ATGGGGAAAAGAAGAATGGATCAA GGAACGAGGCACAAGACATGGATCAAGATCAAGGACACCTTGACTCCAG ATGTAGATAGCGCTACTTTGGCTTTGTTGGTCaacaatataaataaaattaagagTGATGTTGAGTCGTTGTCAAACAGGCTTGAAGGTCTGGGCAGTTATGTAGAAAGTATTGAAAAGGGTTTGAAAAAATATAACCGAGAGCCAGATCCTGAGTTTCGTTTAGATCTGAAGCCATCTTCTTTGAATCCAATTGATCTTCTACCATCTTTCCCTgacaagtttgatctaaatgttttttgtAATTGGGTAACGAGAGTAGAAACATGTTTTAGCTATTATTTTTTTTCGGAGGCTGAAAAAGCCCAACTTGTAGCCCGCACATTGCCACAGGAAGGAGAGGCTTTCAGATGGTGGCAAGGTATCCAAAATGAAAGCATGCAAGTCGATGAACGCCCGTTTGATTGGAGTGAGATGAAGTTGCTGTTTTTGGCTGAATTCGTTTCTCCAAAATGTTTGGAAGCCAACAAGAAATCCAAAACATCCTTCTAA